The genomic window GACGTGCGGACCTCGGTGGTGACGGCCGGACGGTTCCGGGAGGTCGCCGAGGCGCGGCCTGGTGTCGCGTTCCAGCTGCTGCACGGGCTGTCGGGCGAGCTGCGCGCTGCCGGCAATGATCAGCTGGTGCGCACCGACGGCACCGTCACCGAGCGGGTTGCCGCCCGTCTGCTGACCCTCGCCCGACGCTTCGACGAACACGACGGCCCCTCGGTCGTGGTCCCCCTTCGCCTCAGTCACGACGACCTGGCGGCGTGGACCTCCACCACGCGGGAGTCGGTGACCCGGGCCATGGCCCAGCTGCGACGCAGCGGTGCGGTCGTCACCCGACCCGGTCGCGTCACCGTCGTCGACGTCGAGCAGCTCGCCGCCCACACCGCGGGCGCCTCGGCCCCGGCAGGCCGGACCGTGTGACCGATGTCTCCCCCCGAGGGTGATGCACGTCACCGCCGGGGACCCGGATCCACGAGACGATGACCTCCACGAACACCGAGACCACGGAGGCGATCATGATCAAGCAGGACCCGAAGGTGGAGCAGCTCGCACGCTTCGCCCTCTTCAGCGCTTGCTCGAAGAAGGAGCTCCAGCGGCTGGCGACGATCGTCGACCGCGTCGACATCGACGCCGACCACGTGCTCTGCCGGGAGGGGGCGCCGGCACGCGAGTGCTTCTTCCTCATCGACGGCGAGGTGCAGGTCTCCATCGGGGGCCGCTACCTCGGGACCGTGGGGGCCGGAGAGGTCCTCGGTGAGATGGCGCTGCTGAACCGCCGGCCGAGGGTCGCCACCGCGGTGACCACCACGCGGGTGAGCACCTATGTCATCCACACCTCACAGTTCAGGACGCTGGTCGAGGAGATGCCCGGCATCGCCCTGTCGCTGCTCAACACCCTCAGCGACCGCCTGGCCGAGCTGGAGCTCGCCACCGCCTAGGTTCGGCGTGGGCCGCCGGCTCAGCCGGCGGCCCAAGTGCCTCAAACCACCCCCGCCTCCCGGAGGGCGTCGACGGCGGCGGGGTCGTAACCGAGCTCGGCGAGGATCTCGTCGGTGTGCTCCCCCAGCTCCGGGGCGCGGCCGTGGACGGCACCAGGCGAGGCCGACAGCTCGACGGGGAAGCGGGCGATCGGAACGGGCCTCGCCGCCGTCGGGTACTCGACCTCCTCGAACACGCCGATCTGGCGAACGTGCGGGAGGTCGAGCGCCTCTTGGGGCGTGAGCACCGGTCCCCCCGGGATCCTCGCCTCGGCCATGGCGTCGAGGCACTCGTCGGTGCTGCGGTCGGCGCACCACGCCGCCATGTACGCCGAAAGGGCCTCGCCGTGGTCGCCGCGGGCGAGGTCGTCGCCGAAGCGCTCGTCGTCGACCAGGTCGGGGCGGCCGATCATCGCCGCCCACTTCCGGAACTGCGACGGGCCGATCACCGCGCACATCAGCCAGCCGTCGCGGGTGCGGAAGGTGTCGGCGGGCCCCGCGGTCTGCGACCGGTTGTGGGTGGACGTGCGGTCGACGCCGAGCATCGCCTGCTCCGCGAGGGTCGGGCTGTTCCAGGTGAGGGCGGTGCGCAGCAGCGCGGCCTCGATCAGCTGACCCTCGCCGGTCTGGTCCCGGTGGCGCAGCGCCGCCATGACCGAGAGCGCCGACAGGGTGGCGGTGGAGAAGTCGACGTAGGGCGCCGACGAACGCGAGGGCGCGCCGGGCGGGCCGCTCATCGCCATGTTCCCCGACGCCGCCTGGGCCAGGCCGTCGAAGCCGACCTTGTCGCTCCAGTCACCGCCGGCGCCGAACGCGGTGGTGGTGACGAGGATGACGTCGGGCTTGACCTCCCGCAGGGTGGCATCGTCGAGCCCCATGGACAACAGGGCGGCGGGCGGCAGGTTGGCGATCACCACGTCGGCGGTGGCCACCAGGCGGGCGACGACCTCGCGCCCTTCGGCCGTGGTCGGATCCAGCGTGAGGCCCCGCTTGCCCCGGTTGCACTGCAGGTACATCGAGCCCACACCATCGCTGGTCACCGGTGTGATCCAGCGGTCCTCCCCGCCCTCCCGGCGTTCGACGCGGATGACGTCGGCCCCGAGGTCGCCGAGCAGGGCGGCGCAGTAGGGGCCCGCGATGTAGCGGCCGAAGTCGAGCACCCGGATGCCGTCGAGCACGCCCATCAGCCGGCCGCCCGATGGGGTTCGGAGTGGTCCCAGTCGGCGAGCAGCGTCCGCAGTGCGGTGAGCAGGAGCAGCGGCTGGTCCAGCATGGCGTGGTGACCGGCCTCAGGCAGCTCGATCACCGGCGCCACGCGGCCGAGCACCTCGTACATGGAGGCGCCGATGCCCGGCGTCACCAGGCCGCGCTCCGAGCGCAGGAGGGCGAAGCGGCACTGCACCTGCTCCAGGTACGGCAGCGCCACCGCCCGCATGGACCCGGCGAACTGCTCGAACACCCGCCGATCGAACTTCCACTCCCAGCCGCCCTCCACGGGGCGCAGCGACCGGCGGGCGACGTGGTCCACGACGTAGTCCAGGTAGTGCTCCTGGGGCGGCACCGTGCGGAAACGCCCGAGTGCCTCGTCCACCGAGGCGTAGACACGCGGGCGGCCGAAGGCGTCGTGGCGGGAGGAGGTGACCTCGGGGTCGGCCTCGGTCACGGGCGAGTCGCACACCACGACGCCGGCCAGGCGGTCACCGTGGCGTGCTGCGGTGGCGATGGTGACGAAGCCACCCATGCTGTGGCCAACCACCACCGGCGGGCCGTCGACGCCCCCGGCGGCTGCCACGGCCACCACCTCGTCGGTCCACTGCTCGAAGTCGTAGGCGTCGCGACGGCCGCTGTCGCCGTGGCCCGACAGGTCGACGGCGAGCACCCGGTACCCGGGCGCGAAGGTGGCGGCAACGTGGGTCCACCAGTGGGCGTGGGCGCCCCCGCCGTGCACGAAGACGAGGCCCCGCTGACCGGGCTGACCCCACGCCAGGTAGTGCACCGCGGCGCCGTCGACCTGCACCTCCTCGTCGGTGAAGGGCACCTCGAGCGCCCGGTGGAACCACCTGGGGGCGTGGGGCAGGGGCGCAGGCACGTCGGGCATCGCCCCGAAACGTACCGTCGTCGCCGAGCGCGTCGCGCCTAGGAGTCGCGGCCCGGCAGCACCTCGGGCTCAGCCGCGCCGGGCGGGGCCGCGAACGCAAGCCTCACCCGGTGGGGGCGAAGAGGGCGGTGAGGCCGTGGCGCATGGTCGCCGTCGCCTTCGCGCTGGTGAGGCCGTGGTCGTGGCGCAGGAGCTCGTAGGACTCGAAGGAGCACAGGACGTCGGCAGACGCCAGCGCCAGGTCGGCCTCGGCCCGGCCCATCGCCGCCAGCTCGGGGGCGAAGAGCCGGCGGACCTGCTCCCGCCAGAAGGCCCGGCCCTCCGCCAGCTGGGCGGCGACGACCTCGTGGCGGGGGGCGACCATGCGTGCCACCCGGGCCGTGGGCGCCATGACCTCGAACAGCTCGGACCGGCTCGCGGCCAGACGTTCGACCTTGACGTCGGTGGCGTCGGCGGCGTGGGCATCGACCCGCAGGAGCGGCTGGACCAGGGCCAGCTGCGCCTCGATGGCGGCCCGGTTGAGGTCGTCGACGTCGTCGAAGTAGCGGAAGAGGGAGCGGGCGGAGAGCCCCGCCCGCTCGGCGATGGTGGTCGTGCTCGGCGACAGGTCGCCCTCACGGTGCAGGGCGGCCAGGGCGGCCAGGATGGCCTCGCGGTTGGCCGCCCGACGGGCGTGGCGCCCGTCGACCTTGGCCTCCCCGTCGCCCGTCGCGGCGGCTGACACCTCCTGGCTCATGCCGGCGATGCTACCGATCCGCCGACAATTGGCTGGTCACATGACAGGAGGACCGGCGGGCAAGGCGCGGCGCGACGGTCGCTGAGCGGAGGCTCCGGCCTCGTCAGGTGGGGTCGGGAGTCGTCCGGCCGCCGAGGTGGCGGGCGAAGAACTGCTCCATGGCCCGGTAGAGGTCGAGGCGGTTCTCCGGGTTGGCGAAGCCGTGGCCCTCGTCGTCCTTGACCAGGTACTCCACCTCGACCCCCCGCTCCTCGAGGGCGGCGACGATCTGGTCCGACTCGACCTTGGTGACCCTCGGGTCGTTGGCGCCCTGCACCACCATCAGGGGGGTGGTGATCCGGTCGACGTGGGTCAGGGGCGAGCGGTCGAGCAGGTCGGCGACGACCTCCTCCACCGGCTCCTCCTCGGTGCCGGGGTCGCCCACGTAGCGGAACCAACTGCCCTGCAAGAACGGTCGCCAGTAGGCGGGGAACGAGCGGATGAGCGTCACCAGACTCGAAGGGCCGACGTAGGCGATGGCGGCGGCGAAGAGGTCGGGGGTGAACGTCACCCCGCAGAGCGAGGCGTAGCCCCCGTAGGAGCCGCCGTAGATGGCGACCCGGTCGGCGTCGGCGACACCCTCCTTGATCGCCCACTCCACGGCGTCGACGAGGTCGTCGTGCATCTTGCGGCCGAACTCGCGCTCGGCGGCGTGGGTGAACCCCTTGCCGTAGCCGGTGGAGCCCCGGTAGTTGACCTGCAGCACCGCGTAGCCGCGGTTGGCCAGCAGCTGCACTTCGGGCTGGTAGCCCCAGACGTCCTGGGCCCACGGACCGCCGTGCACCAGGAGGACCATGGGCAGCCCGGTCGGCTCGACACCGAGGGGCAGGGTGAGGAACGAGCTGAGGGAGAGACCGTCGCG from Acidimicrobiales bacterium includes these protein-coding regions:
- a CDS encoding Crp/Fnr family transcriptional regulator; this translates as MLNDADRSVLTGLGRERRYRAGAVLFREGDAPGAVHLLLEGRVKVHTVAPTGRELLLAFKEPGELLGELAAIDDLPRSATASAVDDVRTSVVTAGRFREVAEARPGVAFQLLHGLSGELRAAGNDQLVRTDGTVTERVAARLLTLARRFDEHDGPSVVVPLRLSHDDLAAWTSTTRESVTRAMAQLRRSGAVVTRPGRVTVVDVEQLAAHTAGASAPAGRTV
- a CDS encoding cyclic nucleotide-binding domain-containing protein; this encodes MTSTNTETTEAIMIKQDPKVEQLARFALFSACSKKELQRLATIVDRVDIDADHVLCREGAPARECFFLIDGEVQVSIGGRYLGTVGAGEVLGEMALLNRRPRVATAVTTTRVSTYVIHTSQFRTLVEEMPGIALSLLNTLSDRLAELELATA
- a CDS encoding CoA transferase, whose product is MGVLDGIRVLDFGRYIAGPYCAALLGDLGADVIRVERREGGEDRWITPVTSDGVGSMYLQCNRGKRGLTLDPTTAEGREVVARLVATADVVIANLPPAALLSMGLDDATLREVKPDVILVTTTAFGAGGDWSDKVGFDGLAQAASGNMAMSGPPGAPSRSSAPYVDFSTATLSALSVMAALRHRDQTGEGQLIEAALLRTALTWNSPTLAEQAMLGVDRTSTHNRSQTAGPADTFRTRDGWLMCAVIGPSQFRKWAAMIGRPDLVDDERFGDDLARGDHGEALSAYMAAWCADRSTDECLDAMAEARIPGGPVLTPQEALDLPHVRQIGVFEEVEYPTAARPVPIARFPVELSASPGAVHGRAPELGEHTDEILAELGYDPAAVDALREAGVV
- a CDS encoding alpha/beta hydrolase: MPDVPAPLPHAPRWFHRALEVPFTDEEVQVDGAAVHYLAWGQPGQRGLVFVHGGGAHAHWWTHVAATFAPGYRVLAVDLSGHGDSGRRDAYDFEQWTDEVVAVAAAGGVDGPPVVVGHSMGGFVTIATAARHGDRLAGVVVCDSPVTEADPEVTSSRHDAFGRPRVYASVDEALGRFRTVPPQEHYLDYVVDHVARRSLRPVEGGWEWKFDRRVFEQFAGSMRAVALPYLEQVQCRFALLRSERGLVTPGIGASMYEVLGRVAPVIELPEAGHHAMLDQPLLLLTALRTLLADWDHSEPHRAAG
- a CDS encoding TetR/AcrR family transcriptional regulator, which encodes MSQEVSAAATGDGEAKVDGRHARRAANREAILAALAALHREGDLSPSTTTIAERAGLSARSLFRYFDDVDDLNRAAIEAQLALVQPLLRVDAHAADATDVKVERLAASRSELFEVMAPTARVARMVAPRHEVVAAQLAEGRAFWREQVRRLFAPELAAMGRAEADLALASADVLCSFESYELLRHDHGLTSAKATATMRHGLTALFAPTG